In a genomic window of Mageeibacillus indolicus UPII9-5:
- a CDS encoding segregation and condensation protein A, whose amino-acid sequence MNEQVEELTIKLPEAAFEGPLSLLLHLIEKNKMDIYDIKITEITEQYLSYLANWRQNKVEIAAEFLVMASTLLQVKSSLLLPRSTQEEADDDPRTDLVMQLVAYKRCKLLASDLIQRQSRYGGCLVRRPASPTDLGIKLAKLPSPPLSMDKFMQACNKLVAKNAYRFQDIRKRVEYLLRQDKVPIKQKIKNFLNRIKASRRLFFFELVPFNAGKSELVAGFLAILELLRMNQILVTQKKSFDVILLEENPQADDQAWQEFLRDEGDHSYV is encoded by the coding sequence ATGAACGAACAAGTAGAAGAACTAACTATAAAATTACCTGAGGCTGCCTTTGAAGGGCCCCTCAGTCTGTTGTTGCATCTTATTGAAAAGAATAAGATGGATATTTATGATATTAAAATTACGGAAATAACTGAACAATACCTTAGTTACTTGGCAAATTGGCGCCAAAATAAAGTTGAGATAGCAGCTGAATTTTTAGTAATGGCTTCAACTTTGTTGCAAGTGAAGTCTAGCTTGCTTTTACCGCGATCAACTCAGGAAGAAGCCGATGATGACCCTCGCACTGATTTGGTCATGCAACTTGTTGCTTACAAAAGATGCAAATTGTTGGCATCTGATTTAATACAACGCCAGAGTCGATATGGCGGCTGCTTGGTGCGCCGTCCCGCTTCGCCGACCGATTTAGGCATAAAGCTGGCCAAACTGCCTTCACCACCGTTGAGCATGGACAAATTTATGCAGGCGTGTAACAAGTTGGTGGCCAAGAACGCTTATCGCTTCCAGGACATTCGAAAACGAGTAGAATATTTGTTGCGACAAGATAAGGTGCCGATTAAGCAAAAAATAAAGAACTTTTTGAATCGAATTAAAGCAAGCAGACGTCTATTTTTCTTCGAACTCGTCCCGTTCAACGCGGGTAAATCTGAGCTGGTAGCCGGATTTCTTGCCATATTGGAGTTGTTGCGCATGAACCAAATTCTGGTTACGCAAAAGAAGTCTTTTGACGTAATTTTATTGGAAGAGAATCCGCAGGCTGACGATCAGGCTTGGCAGGAATTTTTGCGCGATGAAGGAGATCATTCATATGTGTGA
- the scpB gene encoding SMC-Scp complex subunit ScpB → MCEVGKLPQEAIVEAVLFAAGDPLPLETIAHILGTEKAATAEILQNLADKWAADPSKGVYLKNVNDTYTMATKPILSEILQTLFTPENMPPITPAAYEVLAIIAYNQPTTRAQIEAVRGVNSDGLIHRLLEHDLIEPRGFLDAPGRPQLFGTTDKFLSEFGLNSTEALPPMELLMYSSLQELTANLQKTEGAAKLKNQMSIDNLLE, encoded by the coding sequence ATGTGTGAAGTCGGTAAACTTCCCCAAGAAGCGATTGTTGAAGCTGTATTATTTGCCGCCGGTGATCCTTTGCCGCTTGAAACAATTGCTCATATTTTAGGTACAGAAAAAGCTGCGACAGCAGAAATTTTACAAAATTTGGCTGACAAGTGGGCTGCCGATCCAAGCAAAGGTGTTTACTTGAAAAATGTAAATGACACGTATACAATGGCGACCAAACCGATTTTAAGCGAAATTCTACAAACCTTATTCACTCCGGAAAATATGCCGCCAATAACGCCGGCAGCTTATGAGGTTTTAGCTATTATAGCGTACAATCAGCCTACTACCAGAGCACAGATTGAAGCTGTACGCGGAGTGAACAGCGACGGCCTTATACACCGCCTGTTGGAACACGACTTAATTGAACCGCGGGGATTTTTGGATGCTCCTGGCAGACCGCAACTTTTCGGCACTACAGACAAGTTCTTGTCCGAATTCGGTTTAAACAGCACAGAAGCTTTGCCACCGATGGAACTTTTAATGTATAGTAGTTTACAAGAGTTGACGGCTAATTTGCAAAAAACAGAGGGAGCTGCCAAGCTTAAAAATCAGATGAGTATTGATAACTTATTGGAATGA
- the cmk gene encoding (d)CMP kinase, which translates to MDKITIAIDGPAGAGKSTLARAVAEKLKITYLDTGAMYRACAWYALYKGIKPNNLNAVEAILPELNLQISFADGHQKIAVNGIDVTAKIRTGEVSRAASDISALPPVRVAMVDKQREIAALQPCVLDGRDIGTYVLPQAEIKIFLTAGIDARAERRWKEQTAQGKKVPLAEVKSDISYRDRQDSERDFAPLKQAADAIPLDNTEMSINECVDFVLKLVKEYERSKKR; encoded by the coding sequence ATGGATAAAATCACAATCGCAATTGACGGGCCTGCCGGTGCAGGAAAAAGCACATTGGCTAGAGCTGTAGCCGAAAAATTGAAGATTACTTATTTAGATACCGGGGCGATGTATCGAGCCTGTGCCTGGTACGCATTGTATAAGGGGATCAAGCCGAACAATTTAAACGCTGTCGAAGCTATTTTGCCTGAGCTGAATTTGCAAATCAGTTTTGCTGACGGCCATCAGAAGATAGCGGTTAATGGTATCGATGTTACAGCAAAGATCCGTACCGGTGAAGTTTCACGCGCCGCATCAGACATTAGTGCTTTACCACCGGTGCGCGTGGCCATGGTAGATAAACAGCGTGAAATAGCGGCATTACAGCCCTGTGTGCTTGACGGACGGGATATAGGCACCTATGTTTTGCCACAAGCAGAAATTAAAATTTTTTTGACAGCTGGAATAGATGCCCGGGCTGAACGTCGCTGGAAGGAGCAAACTGCTCAAGGCAAAAAGGTGCCACTTGCTGAGGTGAAATCAGATATTTCCTATCGTGATCGGCAAGACAGCGAGCGTGATTTTGCCCCCTTAAAACAGGCTGCAGATGCGATTCCACTCGACAACACTGAAATGTCTATAAACGAATGCGTCGACTTTGTGCTTAAACTGGTGAAAGAATATGAACGAAGCAAAAAAAGATAA
- a CDS encoding lysophospholipid acyltransferase family protein — MNEAKKDNSDNYIDIDSKRGFRQFIIAIVRFLQCILFRVHYHGLENIPDRGPLLLTANHTSMLDIVVILTRVKPWIYWVGKRELTKAAVGRLFFSWWGMIPVDRKKLDLHTAKMMLHYLQSGKVIGIFPEATRVPRDADLRDYPPSTGTAHFAVRNNIPILPVAISGRFKIGGRIDVTFGEPYQLNVSKDKIKQSSNEMSYYIMQKIYSLKQEKYPECPIINEKKCTDYLGKQQSDDKNLSDLHAMSGKQDQLIKDEADDSIYQ, encoded by the coding sequence ATGAACGAAGCAAAAAAAGATAATTCTGACAATTACATTGACATTGATTCTAAAAGAGGTTTTCGCCAATTTATAATAGCCATAGTGCGCTTCTTACAGTGTATACTTTTCCGAGTACATTATCATGGCCTAGAAAATATACCCGATCGAGGGCCACTGCTGCTCACTGCTAACCACACGTCGATGTTGGATATAGTGGTAATTCTTACACGGGTAAAACCATGGATTTACTGGGTAGGTAAACGTGAGTTAACGAAGGCTGCTGTCGGGCGACTTTTCTTTAGTTGGTGGGGAATGATACCCGTAGATCGGAAAAAATTGGACTTGCACACTGCCAAGATGATGTTGCATTATTTGCAATCTGGCAAGGTTATCGGTATATTCCCCGAGGCGACACGCGTCCCTCGCGATGCTGATTTGCGTGACTATCCACCTAGCACAGGAACCGCACATTTCGCGGTGCGCAATAATATTCCTATTTTACCGGTAGCAATTTCCGGCCGCTTCAAAATCGGCGGACGAATTGATGTTACTTTTGGGGAGCCTTATCAGCTAAATGTCAGCAAAGATAAGATAAAGCAAAGTAGTAATGAAATGTCATATTATATAATGCAAAAAATTTATTCTCTTAAACAAGAAAAATATCCGGAATGCCCGATAATTAACGAAAAGAAATGTACTGATTATCTTGGAAAGCAACAGTCCGACGATAAAAATCTGTCAGATTTACATGCCATGAGTGGCAAGCAAGATCAACTTATTAAGGACGAGGCAGATGACAGCATTTATCAATAA
- a CDS encoding bifunctional 4-hydroxy-3-methylbut-2-enyl diphosphate reductase/30S ribosomal protein S1, whose product MTAFINNFKLNTIYRSSNGDKPCEINLAVSAGFCAGVAKAVATAEEMLREGIASSLPTPFYMYGELIHNNFVIEHFTSNGVKVVDSISDIPKGAKTLIRAHGIPPQEEKTILDANIKMTDCTCGYVRRIHTIVRQAYLEGKQILITGAPHHPEIIGINGECDNTAVILTSTEDAENLDCQNFKQKSAILVSQTTFSCEIHQKIREILKNKIAKLEFFGTICLATEKRQAEAAFLATYSDIMIVIGSKKSSNTMKLFDVCRNACGDTYLVEKPDDVCELMCKHSLAGQKVGVTAGASSPESIIMEVIQRMIENEVVQNQAEQSDVSFTDFIENIPELKRGVTVKGVITSYDDENVYVDVKDKSEGRIPRREFDNDPEFDLEKAKQEHTEIEVYVRSIRNSDMGKDIQLSKARVDFSKYKNLIEEAYKNKTPITVKVVSVVKDGVIATFGSVDIYIHRTQLEMGTVDNLEDYKGKTIEILVTQFDPEKKRMRVAGSRRVLLNRERAAKAAEVWNTLAVGDIREGVVRSLTDFGAFVDIGGVDGLVHVSELSWNRIKHPSEVIKVGDHIQVYVKEFDPERKRISLGYKRIEDDPYHDIETRFPIGTIVHGKVVRMFPFGAFVEIADGVDALCHISQISTARLAKPSEVLKEGMEVDARVMEVSNEQRRISISIKEVAPIDPIDVAEKKEEPAEELPTEYIDKSDAEK is encoded by the coding sequence ATGACAGCATTTATCAATAATTTTAAATTGAACACTATATACCGAAGTTCAAATGGTGATAAACCTTGTGAAATAAACTTAGCTGTTTCTGCCGGTTTTTGTGCTGGTGTCGCCAAAGCGGTTGCAACGGCCGAAGAAATGCTGCGTGAAGGAATAGCGTCTTCGTTGCCGACGCCATTTTATATGTATGGAGAATTGATACATAACAATTTTGTTATAGAGCATTTTACTTCAAACGGTGTAAAGGTAGTTGACTCAATAAGTGACATCCCAAAAGGCGCTAAAACATTAATCAGAGCGCATGGCATACCGCCGCAAGAAGAAAAAACTATCTTGGACGCGAATATAAAAATGACCGACTGTACTTGCGGATATGTTAGACGCATCCACACCATCGTTCGCCAGGCTTATCTTGAAGGTAAACAAATATTGATAACCGGTGCGCCGCATCATCCGGAAATAATTGGAATTAACGGAGAATGTGATAACACAGCAGTTATTTTGACTTCAACTGAAGACGCTGAAAACTTAGATTGCCAAAATTTTAAACAAAAATCAGCTATATTGGTATCACAAACTACATTTTCTTGCGAAATACACCAAAAAATACGCGAAATATTAAAAAATAAAATTGCAAAACTTGAATTTTTTGGTACAATATGTTTAGCGACTGAAAAGAGACAGGCAGAAGCTGCGTTCTTGGCTACGTACTCTGATATAATGATAGTGATTGGAAGCAAGAAAAGTTCCAATACTATGAAACTCTTTGATGTATGTCGCAATGCGTGTGGCGACACGTACTTGGTTGAAAAACCTGACGATGTCTGTGAATTGATGTGTAAGCATTCTTTGGCAGGGCAGAAGGTTGGTGTAACAGCTGGGGCATCTTCGCCGGAAAGTATTATCATGGAGGTTATCCAAAGAATGATTGAAAATGAAGTGGTTCAAAACCAGGCAGAACAAAGTGACGTTAGCTTTACCGATTTTATCGAAAATATACCGGAATTAAAACGTGGCGTTACAGTTAAGGGCGTTATTACGAGCTATGATGACGAGAACGTTTATGTCGATGTTAAAGACAAGTCGGAAGGGCGTATACCGCGTCGCGAGTTTGATAATGATCCGGAGTTTGATCTGGAAAAAGCCAAACAGGAGCACACGGAAATCGAGGTTTACGTGCGTAGCATCCGTAATTCTGATATGGGTAAGGATATTCAACTTTCCAAGGCACGTGTTGATTTTAGCAAATACAAAAATTTAATCGAGGAGGCTTACAAAAATAAGACTCCGATAACTGTTAAAGTGGTCAGCGTTGTTAAAGACGGTGTGATTGCTACTTTTGGTAGTGTCGATATTTATATCCATCGTACTCAGCTAGAAATGGGCACAGTAGATAACCTGGAAGACTATAAAGGCAAAACGATTGAGATTTTGGTTACTCAATTTGATCCGGAAAAGAAACGCATGCGTGTAGCCGGTTCCCGTCGTGTCCTGCTCAACCGTGAGCGTGCTGCTAAAGCGGCTGAAGTTTGGAATACTTTGGCAGTAGGCGATATCCGTGAAGGTGTTGTCCGCAGCCTGACCGATTTCGGAGCGTTCGTTGATATCGGTGGAGTTGATGGCTTGGTACATGTTTCCGAACTTTCTTGGAATAGAATTAAGCATCCTTCTGAAGTGATTAAAGTTGGTGATCATATTCAAGTATACGTAAAGGAGTTCGACCCGGAACGTAAGCGTATTTCCCTCGGCTATAAACGAATTGAAGATGATCCGTATCACGATATTGAGACCAGATTCCCGATTGGCACCATTGTCCACGGCAAAGTCGTCAGAATGTTCCCCTTCGGAGCTTTTGTCGAAATCGCTGACGGTGTTGATGCTTTGTGCCATATTTCTCAGATCAGCACGGCTCGTCTTGCTAAACCGAGTGAAGTTCTCAAAGAAGGAATGGAAGTTGATGCAAGAGTTATGGAAGTCAGCAATGAACAGCGTCGCATAAGCATCAGCATTAAAGAGGTTGCTCCTATCGATCCGATTGATGTTGCAGAAAAGAAAGAGGAACCAGCTGAAGAATTGCCCACAGAATATATAGACAAGAGCGATGCAGAAAAATAA
- a CDS encoding Sapep family Mn(2+)-dependent dipeptidase, which translates to MPVKTDSYYETMEKHLCELIRIPSVKSSPLPNAPFGLQTLQALEYMLNLGSSFGFTTKNLDGYAGYIAFEAEKPLPYVAAVCHLDVVPAGDWEDAFKAVITDDKIIGRGSIDDKGPAMCCLFALKALKDSGYKPAVTIRLVLGLDEESGSDCMEYYSANEPAPLAAFTADADFPVIFAEKGNLHFSFSKQRPTNESDLQSLVAGTKANVVPGYCTYTAKGQTHTVIGEPAHASTPWLGKNAISLAVQQLTTLPSINIERDSFINFFSKYFSATTDGSLLGIKCHDDLSGSLTCNAGVAELNPQAWSLECDIRYPVTFRSENIINVLEEVAAANECSFKVSSDSSPLIRDPSDPLVITLMDIYRQLTGEAEAKPIAIGGGTYARDVKNCIAFGPVFPGEECICHQTGEFARRDTLKKAMNIYAEAFFRLSKEDSLNPTAL; encoded by the coding sequence ATGCCGGTAAAAACTGATTCTTATTACGAGACGATGGAAAAACACTTGTGCGAATTAATTCGTATTCCCAGTGTTAAGTCATCACCTTTGCCCAACGCACCTTTCGGCTTGCAAACACTTCAAGCTTTAGAGTATATGCTAAATTTAGGCAGTTCCTTCGGTTTCACGACCAAAAATCTCGACGGATATGCTGGTTATATAGCTTTTGAAGCAGAGAAACCGTTGCCATATGTCGCTGCGGTTTGCCATTTAGATGTTGTACCGGCCGGTGATTGGGAAGATGCTTTTAAAGCCGTAATAACCGACGATAAAATAATCGGGCGAGGAAGCATCGATGATAAAGGCCCGGCCATGTGTTGTCTGTTCGCCCTAAAAGCACTCAAAGACAGTGGTTACAAACCAGCCGTAACCATTCGCTTAGTACTTGGTCTAGATGAAGAATCTGGCTCTGACTGCATGGAATATTATTCTGCCAACGAGCCTGCTCCCTTAGCAGCATTTACGGCGGATGCCGACTTCCCAGTTATTTTTGCAGAAAAGGGTAATTTGCATTTTTCTTTCAGTAAACAGCGCCCAACAAATGAATCTGACCTGCAGAGCCTGGTTGCGGGGACTAAAGCCAATGTTGTTCCCGGTTATTGCACCTACACGGCTAAAGGCCAGACCCACACCGTTATCGGCGAACCTGCCCATGCTTCCACTCCCTGGCTGGGTAAAAATGCCATTAGTTTGGCGGTTCAACAACTCACCACCCTCCCTTCAATTAATATTGAGCGAGATTCTTTTATAAACTTCTTCAGTAAATACTTCTCGGCAACAACCGATGGTTCACTTCTCGGGATAAAATGCCACGACGATCTGTCCGGCAGCTTAACCTGCAATGCCGGCGTAGCTGAGCTTAACCCGCAAGCTTGGTCTTTAGAATGTGATATTCGCTACCCTGTAACTTTTCGCTCGGAAAATATCATCAATGTATTGGAAGAAGTTGCCGCAGCAAATGAATGTTCCTTTAAAGTCAGCTCTGATTCGTCCCCTCTAATTCGCGATCCAAGCGATCCTTTAGTTATTACGCTTATGGATATATATCGCCAATTAACCGGCGAAGCCGAAGCGAAACCTATTGCAATCGGGGGAGGTACATATGCACGGGATGTTAAAAACTGCATAGCCTTTGGACCGGTTTTCCCAGGCGAAGAATGTATTTGCCACCAAACTGGCGAGTTCGCCCGGCGTGATACCCTAAAAAAAGCGATGAACATTTATGCGGAGGCTTTCTTCCGCTTGTCTAAAGAAGACTCATTAAATCCTACTGCACTTTAA
- the rbr gene encoding rubrerythrin, with translation MDFTNSNTKTCLMKAFAGESQARNRYTFFASVAKKEGYEQIASIFTETADNEKEHAKVFYKLLVSHFGEETLPQMVEITATFPVAYNDTAKNLAAAAAGENEEWSDMYPKFADIAEAEGYKDVARAFRAIATVEKHHEERYLKLQANVLEENVFAKEEVVAWKCRNCGYIAMGKVAPKVCPACQHPGSFFELLSDNF, from the coding sequence ATGGATTTTACCAATTCTAACACCAAAACTTGCCTGATGAAGGCTTTTGCCGGTGAATCTCAGGCACGTAACCGTTATACATTTTTTGCTTCAGTCGCCAAGAAAGAAGGTTATGAGCAAATTGCTTCTATATTTACGGAAACCGCTGACAATGAAAAAGAACATGCCAAGGTATTCTATAAATTATTGGTGAGCCATTTCGGAGAGGAAACTTTGCCTCAGATGGTTGAAATTACAGCTACTTTTCCGGTAGCATACAATGACACAGCCAAGAATTTAGCTGCTGCCGCTGCTGGTGAAAATGAAGAGTGGAGCGATATGTATCCTAAGTTTGCCGATATTGCTGAAGCTGAAGGGTACAAGGATGTTGCCCGAGCTTTTAGAGCTATCGCGACGGTAGAAAAACATCACGAGGAAAGATATCTGAAACTTCAAGCTAATGTTTTAGAGGAAAATGTATTCGCTAAAGAAGAAGTAGTAGCCTGGAAATGTCGTAACTGCGGCTATATTGCCATGGGAAAGGTGGCCCCCAAAGTGTGTCCTGCGTGCCAACATCCCGGCAGCTTCTTTGAACTATTATCGGATAATTTTTAA
- a CDS encoding cold-shock protein codes for MNTGTVKWFNDTKGYGFIANDNGGDDLFVHFSAIRIDGFKTLKEGQKVTFDTEADPKDPNKMRAVNVCLA; via the coding sequence ATGAACACAGGTACTGTAAAGTGGTTTAATGACACTAAGGGCTATGGCTTTATTGCCAATGATAACGGCGGAGACGATTTGTTCGTACATTTTTCAGCAATTCGTATTGACGGGTTCAAGACTTTGAAAGAAGGACAAAAGGTTACTTTCGATACTGAAGCGGATCCGAAAGATCCTAATAAGATGCGCGCTGTTAATGTTTGCTTGGCATAA
- a CDS encoding amino acid ABC transporter ATP-binding protein, with product MILINNLNKSFDHKPVLKNISTHIDAGEVVVIIGPSGSGKSTFLRCLNKLETADSGEILFEGVDITSPKTSIESIRKDMGMVFQSFNLFPHMTVLDNITLAPILVKGMSKPEATKLATKLLERVGLQEKIASYPNQLSGGQKQRIAIVRALAMNPRVMLFDEPTSALDPEMVGEVLDVMKQLAKDGMTMVVVTHEMRFAREVGTRILFLDDGYLVEDGTPAEIFTTPKENRTKLFLSKVL from the coding sequence GTGATTCTCATAAATAATTTAAATAAAAGTTTTGACCATAAACCTGTTTTAAAGAATATTTCGACGCATATCGATGCCGGCGAGGTGGTGGTAATAATCGGTCCATCCGGCTCAGGCAAGTCAACTTTTTTGCGCTGCTTAAACAAATTGGAGACCGCCGACAGCGGAGAAATATTATTCGAGGGTGTTGATATTACCTCACCTAAAACATCTATTGAGTCAATCAGAAAAGACATGGGGATGGTTTTTCAAAGTTTTAACTTGTTCCCCCACATGACTGTATTGGACAATATTACCTTAGCACCGATTTTAGTTAAAGGGATGAGCAAGCCTGAAGCCACAAAATTAGCCACTAAATTGTTGGAGCGAGTCGGTTTACAAGAGAAAATTGCCAGCTATCCTAATCAACTTTCTGGCGGGCAGAAACAGCGTATAGCGATTGTCCGAGCTTTGGCTATGAATCCACGTGTCATGCTATTTGACGAACCTACCTCTGCCTTAGATCCGGAGATGGTTGGCGAAGTTTTGGATGTTATGAAGCAGCTAGCTAAAGATGGAATGACCATGGTTGTTGTTACTCACGAAATGCGCTTTGCACGTGAGGTTGGAACACGTATTTTATTTTTGGATGACGGATACCTTGTTGAAGACGGAACACCAGCAGAAATTTTCACTACGCCAAAAGAAAACCGCACAAAACTATTCTTAAGTAAAGTTCTTTAA
- a CDS encoding amino acid ABC transporter permease — translation MELINSWLSFLAKWGGMYLHGTLTTLQLSFFGVLFGFILGLFIAFMRGSRSPFLSVPAKIYIQIFRGTPLLVQVLIAYYGFASVIPNEYNYLKNPLVLSLIAICMNSSAYVSEVIRSGINSVDRGQFEAASSLGMKKKQIMYYIILPQAIKTVLPALGNEFITLIKESAIVAFVGIGDLMYQAKIAQGSTLKPFMPYVTAALIYLVLVTVLSKVISLFERRLANSDSHK, via the coding sequence ATGGAATTAATAAATAGCTGGCTTAGCTTTTTAGCTAAATGGGGTGGTATGTACCTTCACGGCACTTTAACTACCCTGCAATTGTCTTTTTTCGGAGTTTTATTCGGTTTTATATTAGGGCTTTTTATTGCGTTCATGCGTGGATCGCGGTCTCCATTTCTATCTGTACCTGCCAAAATTTACATACAGATTTTTCGCGGTACACCACTTTTAGTGCAAGTTCTTATTGCCTATTACGGTTTCGCTTCCGTTATTCCGAATGAATATAATTATTTAAAAAATCCATTGGTGCTATCTTTAATTGCGATTTGCATGAATTCTTCAGCCTATGTTTCTGAAGTAATTCGCAGTGGAATTAACTCTGTCGACCGCGGGCAGTTTGAAGCGGCATCTTCATTAGGAATGAAAAAAAAGCAGATTATGTACTACATCATTTTGCCGCAAGCAATTAAAACCGTTTTGCCAGCTTTGGGGAACGAATTTATAACATTAATCAAAGAATCGGCAATTGTAGCCTTCGTCGGAATCGGTGATCTAATGTACCAGGCCAAGATTGCGCAAGGTTCTACATTGAAACCTTTTATGCCGTATGTAACCGCAGCTCTGATTTATCTAGTTCTGGTTACCGTCTTATCAAAGGTAATTTCTCTTTTTGAAAGGAGGTTGGCAAACAGTGATTCTCATAAATAA
- a CDS encoding transporter substrate-binding domain-containing protein codes for MKKLVTLSLLLVFALTMVACNGEPSPATKSDSSMQSKPAASATAEGSRQSSDESTADPALQEIKKKGKLVLATSADYPPYEWHLMQNGKDEIVGFDIEIARSLAKSIGVELEIKDLDFDAIVPSITSGQADIGIAGLSVTKERLESVNMTQPYFQNKQIILVNKSAAGQYKKLEDFKGKTVGAQTGSIQETTVHEKFPPEVKVKSLAKLNNLVMEVLNGTADGLVIAKSSGEQYVKLFPDLVALDITLPDEPGVCIALKKGNDALTTYFNRELQKLIDTGKVKEWISQYEKISADAAAATK; via the coding sequence ATGAAAAAGTTAGTCACACTTTCATTGTTGCTTGTTTTTGCATTGACTATGGTCGCCTGCAACGGCGAGCCTTCCCCTGCCACCAAATCCGATTCTTCAATGCAATCGAAACCCGCTGCTTCTGCAACCGCCGAAGGATCACGACAATCTTCCGATGAATCTACAGCCGATCCGGCTCTACAGGAAATAAAGAAAAAAGGCAAACTGGTTCTAGCCACCAGCGCCGATTATCCACCTTACGAATGGCATTTAATGCAGAACGGCAAAGACGAAATAGTCGGTTTTGACATTGAAATTGCTCGCTCTCTTGCCAAATCCATCGGCGTTGAATTAGAAATCAAAGATCTCGACTTCGACGCTATCGTGCCAAGTATCACCTCAGGCCAAGCTGATATCGGCATCGCCGGACTTTCCGTCACCAAAGAAAGACTTGAGAGCGTAAATATGACTCAACCTTATTTTCAAAATAAACAGATCATATTAGTTAACAAGTCGGCTGCCGGACAATATAAAAAGCTTGAAGACTTCAAAGGAAAAACTGTAGGTGCGCAAACCGGATCTATTCAAGAGACTACGGTGCACGAAAAGTTCCCTCCCGAAGTTAAAGTTAAAAGTTTGGCCAAATTAAACAACCTGGTTATGGAAGTTTTGAATGGGACCGCTGACGGATTGGTAATTGCCAAAAGCAGTGGTGAGCAATATGTAAAGCTTTTCCCTGATTTGGTGGCTTTAGATATCACTTTACCGGATGAACCCGGAGTTTGTATTGCTCTAAAAAAAGGAAATGATGCTTTAACTACATACTTTAACCGCGAATTGCAAAAACTAATCGACACCGGCAAAGTTAAAGAATGGATCAGCCAATATGAAAAAATCAGTGCCGATGCTGCAGCAGCTACAAAATAA
- a CDS encoding phosphatase PAP2 family protein: MDISNWELHILDYIQDNFRHVFLDVIIPPLSFLGELGWFWLVLALAFCFNKKWRRQGVRMLFAAAFCGIGCNLFLKPLVARPRPFALRPQSYPGLVDFPSEFSFPSGHSTVSFSAACSLFDASLSFIYYASLVLALLIALTRLYLYVHYPTDIIIGAAMGFLNAWIADKLIIMLERRSKHFASFINGSEEASVEITSKS, from the coding sequence ATGGATATATCAAATTGGGAATTGCATATATTGGATTATATACAAGATAATTTCCGCCATGTGTTTTTGGATGTAATTATTCCGCCGCTAAGTTTTTTGGGAGAACTAGGTTGGTTCTGGCTTGTTCTGGCTCTAGCCTTCTGCTTTAACAAAAAATGGCGTCGCCAAGGGGTAAGGATGTTGTTCGCAGCGGCTTTTTGTGGTATCGGATGTAATTTGTTTTTAAAGCCGTTAGTGGCACGGCCACGTCCGTTTGCTTTAAGACCGCAAAGTTATCCTGGTTTAGTCGATTTTCCTTCGGAATTTTCGTTCCCTTCTGGGCATTCTACTGTTTCTTTCAGTGCTGCCTGTTCTCTATTTGATGCTTCGCTCAGTTTCATATATTATGCATCTTTAGTCTTGGCATTGCTAATCGCTTTAACGCGATTGTATTTATATGTGCATTATCCTACTGATATAATCATCGGGGCCGCAATGGGTTTTTTGAATGCATGGATTGCGGACAAGCTTATTATCATGTTGGAGAGACGCTCGAAACATTTTGCTTCATTTATAAATGGTTCAGAAGAGGCGAGTGTTGAGATTACGTCAAAAAGCTAA